The Aedes aegypti strain LVP_AGWG chromosome 3, AaegL5.0 Primary Assembly, whole genome shotgun sequence genome contains a region encoding:
- the LOC5565798 gene encoding uncharacterized protein LOC5565798, which yields MGALKGFVKFNGYTVAVACINYTLTKVLATNIEGKFVEVFSFVKSYLATASQPSSISYLALLIASITLFLGIFWECKALMIPFIVAYIKVLDDETGGTYKMATVWELLFSVYTAITLIMLFSLGLCTCFRSKDDQSKKKQPSWISQCCWTFWGCRCCRRGREVYPTLDAHSHCSCETLNIRTAGPNDKHYHRVIFV from the exons ATGGGCGCCCTGAAAGGATTCGTCAAGTTCAACGGCTATACGGTGGCCGTTGCGTGCATAAACTACACGCTGACAAAAGTGTTGGCAACGAATATCGAGGGAAAGTTTGTGGAAGTTTTTTCCT ttGTAAAAAGCTATCTAGCAACCGCGAGTCAACCCTCATCGATTTCATACTTGGCACTACTCATAGCAAGCATTACGCTATTCCTGGGCATATTCTGG GAATGCAAAGCCCTAATGATCCCATTCATCGTTGCCTACATAAAGGTGCTAGACGACGAAACCGGTGGAACCTACAAAATGGCAACCGTGTGGGAGTTGCTTTTCTCAGTCTACACTGCAATAACGCTGATCATGCTGTTCTCGCTAGGACTCTGCACTTGTTTCCGCAGTAAGGATGATCAATCCAAAAAGAAACAACCCTCTTGGATATCCCAGTGCTGCTGGACTTTTTGGGGTTGTCGATGCTGTAGGCGAGGTCGAGAAGTGTACCCAACGCTAGACGCACACTCGCACTGTTCCTGCGAGACCTTGAATATCCGGACGGCCGGACCGAACGATAAGCACTATCATCGGGTGATATTTGTGTAG